One segment of Macrotis lagotis isolate mMagLag1 chromosome 1, bilby.v1.9.chrom.fasta, whole genome shotgun sequence DNA contains the following:
- the SIGLEC1 gene encoding sialoadhesin, with translation MLLLSWLLLLGSAFHQGLASWEVTVPENVHGVSGSCLVIPCTFNYPSNVIANKGITAIWYYDYSDISKKKVVSHSQKPEEVEKHFQGRAVWQGDLEQKTCNLLLQQLSSDDNGLYTFRFEIIGADSWTSKMSTTIKVTDEPSAPSIASPAVLQENTQVTLNCSTPYVCPEAGPSLSWLGQDSEHFNISQFQVLDPTSIIYQQSLAIAVTWHDHGRMLSCQFSAAGKKSQREIHLQVQYAPRGVEVFLRPSKQNIHLGDSFMLTCHINGSYPKPTAFRWFKDGVPYDANQEVLHVNKVTWEDHGSYSCEVENVVGTRAAVPITVPVFDPLIRVYPPGIIQEGQAVTLTCTLPGGDQQNASYSWFKNNVWIEDLAAQTLVYSQVSSADSGFYFCKVENSLGAKTSLPANLVVTYPPRVPMLTSFLETQKGQRAIIHCSVDSEPRANLTLRHGGQVLASSNSQDTLSQRFSVSSGYNLLRLIIGGLEEDDGGDYECEAINVLGKATSNYDLRAYTAWVGIQPAAEVVEGKEVTLSCVAAQGDQPYILYTWYRNGKWLKEGPLSILTFPKVLSTNSGSYHCQAQDSLGRSRTSPPAALTILYPPRQPILTALVDTEAGRLGLLLCRVDSNPPADLRLLQKTRLVATSQGRGGGGQSHPRVQATPGPNSLRVEIRDMVLEDEGEYTCEATNTLGNSIASMAFEAHTTNLVIFPSTTVKEGEEANLTCVVSRESNKSFMNFTWFRDGTQWAHGSQETVVLQPVARRDAALYSCHVSTEIGEKSSTSVALKVLYPPDSPRLSAFLDTTGGQVAVFLCTVNSNPPASMALFHGEELVASSLSSRSLEGRQFWVEASPNSLRMEIKDLRLEDTGNYRCQATNAYGSASTMIFFQVHGECVSPLSVDLSF, from the exons ATGTTACTGTTGAGTTGGCTGCTTCTCCTTGGATCTGCCTTCCACCAAG GCCTGGCTTCCTGGGAAGTGACCGTCCCTGAAAATGTTCATGGTGTCAGTGGCTCCTGTTTGGTCATCCCCTGTACTTTTAACTACCCTAGTAATGTGATAGCAAACAAAGGAATCACGGCCATTTGGTACTATGACTATTCAGACATTTCCAAAAAGAAGGTGGTAAGCCATTCTCAAAAACCAGAAGAGGTAGAAAAGCATTTCCAAGGTCGGGCTGTGTGGCAGGGGGACCTTGAGCAGAAGACCTGCAATCTGTTGTTACAACAGCTCAGTTCTGATGACAATGGGCTCTACACCTTTAGATTTGAGATCATTGGGGCAGACAGCTGGACTTCCAAGATGAGCACTACAATCAAGGTTACTG ATGAACCCAGCGCCCCTAGCATTGCCTCCCCTGCTGTTCTTCAAGAAAACACACAAGTCACTCTCAATTGTTCCACCCCCTATGTGTGTCCTGAGGCTGGGCCCTCCCTCTCCTGGCTTGGTCAAGACTCTGAACACTTCAACATTAGCCAGTTCCAGGTACTGGATCCCACTAGCATCATCTACCAACAAAGCCTCGCTATTGCCGTAACCTGGCATGACCATGGTCGAATGCTGAGCTGCCAATTCTCTGCTGCAGGGAAGAAGAGTCAAAGAGAGATCCACCTTCAGGTGCAGT ATGCCCCCAGAGGAGTAGAGGTCTTTCTAAGACCCTCCAAGCAAAACATCCACCTGGGGGATTCCTTTATGCTCACCTGCCACATCAATGGCAGCTACCCTAAGCCCACTGCCTTCAGGTGGTTTAAAGATGGTGTACCCTATGATGCCAACCAAGAAGTGCTCCATGTGAACAAGGTCACATGGGAGGACCATGGGAGTTACTCCTGCGAGGTGGAGAATGTGGTGGGCACCAGGGCAGCTGTCCCCATCACTGTCCCTGTCTTTG ATCCATTGATCAGAGTGTACCCACCTGGGATCATCCAGGAAGGGCAGGCGGTGACACTCACCTGCACCCTGCCTGGGGGGGACCAGCAGAATGCCTCCTACAGCTGGTTCAAGAACAACGTGTGGATAGAGGACTTGGCTGCCCAGACTCTTGTGTACTCTCAAGTCAGCAGTGCCGACTCTGGCTTCTACTTCTGCAAAGTGGAGAATTCTTTGGGTGCCAAGACCTCCCTGCCTGCTAATCTAGTGGTTACAT ATCCACCAAGGGTCCCCATGCTCACTTCCTTCCTGGAAACACAGAAGGGCCAGAGAGCCATAATCCATTGCTCTGTGGACAGCGAGCCCCGAGCCAATCTGACCCTTCGTCATGGTGGCCAGGTGTTGGCCTCCTCTAATTCCCAAGACACACTCAGCCAACGTTTTAGTGTCTCTAGTGGTTACAACTTGCTGCGTTTGATTATTGGGGGACTGGAGGAGGATGATGGTGGAGACTATGAGTGTGAGGCCATCAACGTCCTTGGGAAGGCCACCTCCAACTATGACCTCAGAGCTTACA CAGCCTGGGTTGGAATCCAGCCAGCTGCTGAGGTAGTAGAGGGCAAAGAAGTGACACTGAGTTGTGTGGCTGCCCAGGGTGATCAGCCCTATATCCTCTACACCTGGTACCGGAATGGAAAATGGCTGAAGGAGGGACCTCTTAGCATTCTCACCTTCCCCAAGGTGCTCAGCACCAACTCGGGTTCCTACCACTGCCAGGCCCAGGACAGCCTGGGTAGAAGCCGGACCTCACCTCCTGCTGCCCTTACTATTCTCT ACCCTCCACGACAACCCATACTTACTGCCTTGGTTGACACGGAGGCTGGCAGGCTGGGCCTCCTCTTGTGCAGAGTGGATAGCAACCCACCAGCTGATCTGAGGCTGCTCCAAAAAACCCGACTGGTGGCCACCTCTcagggtaggggtgggggtggacAGAGCCATCCCCGGGTTCAGGCAACCCCTGGTCCCAATTCCCTCCGTGTGGAGATCCGTGATATGGTGCTGGAGGATGAAGGGGAGTACACATGCGAGGCCACCAATACCCTTGGCAATTCCATAGCCTCCATGGCCTTTGAAGCCCATA CTACCAATCTGGTCATCTTTCCATCAACTACTGTGAAGGAGGGCGAAGAGGCCAATCTGACCTGTGTTGTGAGCCGAGAGTCAAACAAGAGTTTTATGAATTTCACTTGGTTCCGGGATGGGACCCAGTGGGCCCACGGGTCACAAGAAACTGTGGTTCTTCAACCTGTGGCTAGGAGAGATGCTGCCCTTTACTCCTGCCACGTGAGCACCGAAATAGGGGAGAAGAGTTCCACCTCAGTGGCCCTGAAAGTGTTGT ATCCTCCAGACTCCCCTCGTCTCTCTGCCTTCCTGGACACCACTGGGGGCCAAGTGGCCGTGTTCCTGTGCACTGTGAACAGCAATCCCCCTGCATCAATGGCCCTGTTCCATGGAGAAGAGTTGGTAGCTTCCAGTCTCAGCTCCAGGTCGTTGGAAGGCAGGCAGTTCTGGGTAGAAGCCAGCCCTAACTCCCTGAGGATGGAAATCAAGGATCTGAGACTAGAAGACACTGGGAACTACCGATGCCAGGCCACTAATGCTTACGGCTCAGCCTccaccatgattttttttcaggttcaTGGTGagtgtgtctctcctctctctgttgATCTTTCCTTCTAG